ACTACCACATTGGTCTTCACCATCTCTCATATAAACGTTCTAATACACTTCAACTTGCAACAGCATGGGATTTTATGCAAACAGTTGTTAAAAAAAGATGAATGACTACATTTGTCCTCTTACAGTGGTGACCTGCCCTCTACCGGAGAACATTGACAGAGGCTTCATGTCAAGCAGCGAACCGAGGGACTATGACTATAGGGAAACGATTAAATATGGCTGCAATGGAGACTATGTGCTTGAAGGAAGCCATGAGATTGTTTGTCAGCAAAATGGGAAATGGTCTGAGAAGCCATCTTGCAAAGGTAGGGCTAAAACCAATGCTACAGTTATTTTACATTACAATGTTGGTGGTAGGTGCATTTCTTGTCTGATCTTGCAAGGATGAAAGAATTGTAGCTCTTTTTGGGATTTTAGCTTTATAGAAATAAAACTGTTTCCCAGTTTTGATTTGTGTATTCCTGTTCCCACTCTGTACCGGACATGTGGTAATAATGTCATTCAAGCACAATTCCATAGCTTTTTCCCCCAAAGTTCATGTCATATGTTCCTGTATAGGGAGCAAAACAACacttttaaatcattttaatgtttttactTCACGTTCTGAATTACAGCTCCTTGCAGTGTCGACATAGAGACGGCAAGGATATTATACAAAGGAAAACAAATCTGGATCAAAGACCTACAACCCAACAGAGTCTTACACAACGACATTGTCTCAGTCTACTGCATTGACAAACCCATGAACTGTAGTTATGCAGTGCAAACCCAGTGCACCGACGGAAAACTCAAAATCCCTGAATGCTTTGACCGTAAGTTATATTGCTTTAAAATTACAAAATATCATTACAAAGCAGCCACATAGTCAATAACGCCACACGCTTtactttattatattttttctgtttgtttttactATCACATCACAACCTTAGTCCTTTTTAGATTATGTGCTAGAGGTGAACTTCAGCCTCTTGTGGCCGCAAAGAGAATTTCAATGGCAAAAACGAATCTTGAAAAAAAATGACCTGCCAATGTTTGCCTATTTTTACAGgtgcaaaaaaagaaaatacaaaaaatacaattaaaacacAAGGTCAGACTCACTTGCCTCTCAGGTTTTCCGTGATATGGTCATTTCAAGTCTAAGTTGAGCGGCTCACTTTCCATTATGTCTACTCAACAAAAAGAATGACAGCCAATGCTTTTGGGGCAATTATCTCTAGACCTGTTCCTTATGTTATAATAGTGATAATTAAGATGAAGTGCCCTCTTTAAGGGAAGCGCACACATTCTGACCTGTTCTCTTTATTTGTGTGTCTGTTTCATTTCCAGAGCCAAGTGGTCCGGGTTCACTTCCATCAGAAATCACACAATGCTGAAACAGCAGCAGATTGCTTATCTGAGGAAGATTTAACTACAGCAATAaggaatatgtttatttgtTCTGGTTGGTAATGGATTTTCCCATATTTGTGATTGTTGACATGTTGACCTTTTCAGTCCTCTATCAATAAATATGAATGCAATTTGGTTTCTGGTGCATGTGTCTGGTCATCTGTCCCATCATGTACTTATTCAATAATTTCATTTACTACTTGTAATGTTTAGGGAAAATAAAAACGGTGAACCTAAGTGAAGTGGTAAGTGAACCTTACCAATAGTAAGATACTTAAAGGCTTTGAAGGTCTAACAAAGCATTGGAATCTTCATAAACTATAGCCTTTCGGTCATTTATCATCATTGATCAAAACCACAACGAGATAAGATAATTATTTCGTTTTTAATGATATTTTGCCTTAGAATtaattacaatttgtgacaGTTTTCTCTTTACCCGGTGCGCGCTCCCGCGACGTAAAGGCGCGACTCCGCACGGTGGCCTCTCACAAACACTCGTCCATTCTCGCGAGAGCCGACGAGTCCACTTTCTTCTCGTCCAGCATGGCCGCGCTGTATGAGGGATACACGTTGTGCGGACTTACTCCATCTCAAAATCTGTCAAATTCAGGCATTCAAGGTGTCGAACCGGAGAGAGACAGCGACCATGTCGTCGTCACCGACTCAAGGAGATCTGTCACGCTGTTCAAGGTAACGTGTAACGTTTGTTTTGAGGAGGCTCTTCTCTTCTGGGCCAGCTGATCAGTGCGACTGCGACATGTGTAACTCGTGTTGGCATCCTCGACATACAGTAGCTGTAGCAGAAACCACCAGAACAGATAGGACACAAACATCAGATAGCTGTGAAAGTACATTTAGTTATTTAAAGGTAACATCGTTAGTTAAGGTCGTTAAGTCAAGTTGTATTATGGTAAACATTATGCGAGTATAAACAAACAGGCACATGCTACTGTAGCTAGCCGCCGTTGTCTACACTACGAGACACTCAGTTATTTAAGTATGCAGTGTGCATATTTAGCTAATGGACAGCTCTACATACATAAGTTATTCTCCAAGCAGCTCTTCTTCAGTAAACGTCAACTTTATAATTGGTGTAGGTTAAACGTGCATAATCACACAGTTGTACATGTACTTTTGTAGATATAAGGGAaacgtgtttgtgttgtgagtGGTATAAGTTTCCGACTCCCTTTGTAGAACGTTACACTATCTTGGGCAGTCATTGATGTTAATAACTAGTCctctttatttctctttttgtgTTTCTGACAGGTTTCAGACCAGAAGTCACTGAGCAGCTGGACAGTAAAACAAGGACAGACTCTGACTTGTTCAGCagtctacaactcaaagaccaAGGAATATGTGGCAGTGGCAGACAGCAAGGTACACTTTCAGTCATTCTAGTACGACCATGTTTTGTTGTGCTTGATTTGGAGCACCAGCATAGAGACATTTggcaaaaaatgaataaatcaaTTCTTAAGTATAGACTAAATTACTGGGACAGTTATCTTAGTTTTCCATAAAATAATCAGCAAGTCTTTTGGATAAACAATGAAGGAATTTTGCCTTTTCAGTAAACGTGTACTAACTGGGTCTAAATACATTCCTTAATTCACCCATCATTACTCACTAAACACTGTTACCTCATTTAAAGGTTTGACCTAACAGACCACTTTGTTTGTGGTGCTTGAAAAATAAACTTGTAATAATCTATTCTCTAGGTTTCTCTGTAGATCTGGCCTTCCAGAATTATCTGCAGGATATTGTCACAAAAATaatttctgtttgttttttcagGTGATCAGAATTTGGAAGGAAGAAGACATACACTTAGATAAGGCCTTCAAAGCAACCGTAAGTGAATGACTTTGTGCAATGTGTTTAATGGCAATATTGGTTATACTTGTTCCAAGTTAAAAGCTTGTTGTCATAGAGAGCATGACACTAGATGAATCAAAACTACTGTGGATACAGTCTTGATGGAGTTTTCACCAAGTATGCTGGGCAGTGGTGGTGGGTGGTATAGATTCAATACAAAATGGGATTCATATCTTCCAGACTCATTCTAAAAAGGCAGCTAACCTTACCTAGCAATGTATTGTTTTTCTTTCCACTCCCGAgatctttaaaggtcccctattatgcaaaatccactttttcatgtctttgatacataaacatgtgtcccctctgtgtaaagagactttttttttggcttgtgtaaccattagcaaataaccaaccaaggtaacaccccccccaccttatcacctgaatctcctcctagagcgccattaggcgctttcacaccggagtacttttccccgtacttttcccttttagttccgatagttcctgggatttttcGTTCACACTAAAAAGgtctggaactagaacttagttcatcagaactcccccccccctttttagtcccttttgtgaagccgccattgtatttgccggcaatagcattattagcattaacattatcccagcgcaccaactgagagagactaacttatggcaacacaaaaaagaaacatgggagcggtggagtgatgaggtgtcggcgttctggcgatttactcggaaggcttcagtagaagctgctgggagtcccagcagcttcgaaaagcgctggagacgctgtagtacatatgccgggcctgtaagtgacgctgtacttccgccacaaaatacaccaaaagcagtgaagaagacccccgagcatggttgccatggttgcccttctgtttatgccccacgctggatttagcaacatgtagttcatgtaattctccatgtccacttgttgctgatggttgttgtagaggagctgtatatttttgtagcatggtcagtagcagacCTTGGGGTCAGTAGCAGACCTTGGGgcccgttatcgtttgcggggtcTGTATCTGcgtttccgttacggcctcgtgtgaacgaacgggctatacgaaagagaaaagtagcggatacaaccgtTTGCGTTCTCGTGTAAACGGCACCTAagtactgggaactaagtacgtgGCCCCTTATTTTCCTCTAAAGTAACAGAGgaaacaacgagcggatacagatttgctgccgatattacGTAATTTCGGATGGTGGACCCACagagagttgctatcagaaacaatgcctggcgtgttttggacgtaatatggtatttgtttacattatcaagcctcgctaacactcagaactaacctgtactgtgtagagcacatgtgtttttaaaaagcaggacataaaaaaaggaactcaccttgtgataaacccacaagagaaaaataatttgagctccatactgtttcagaaataatccttggtgtggtttagaacaggatggtgtTTTATCCCAGCAggatttaactttatctctggtagaattctgatcaggcattagctccgcctcctctttttttttttttagcgaAGGAGCCAAAATCCACATTTCtctaaacagggctggaatagagggatatgagggatgtctaaaatgcatgatctatttgtattttgagaaaaacacatcatatctgagacccataatatatgcctacaaATAACATGATGGGTGTACTTTAATCAATCAGGTGACTTATTCCCTCCTTCTATATCCTCTCCAGGTGTCATCAGATATCTGGAGGGTCCACTCTGCGGCTGAACTGGAGCCTGTGGTCCTGTTCCAGAGAGGAGCTGTGAGGTTCCTGGACTCTCTCCTTTCTGCTCCCAAGCAGCCCATAGAGGACGTCCTGGCTCAAGAAGAGGCCATCAGGTCAGTGTCACTTGGCTACACCCCCAGTAAATCCCTTTCAAACTATTTATGCATGTAGAAGTTTCAAATCATGATATAATTTGGTTACTATTTCTGTGCTACAGTCTCACTTGTTGCCTCATGTAGCGTGTTGATCAATTGTTTGTTTGTCTTAGGTGGAGCACCAATGTACTAACAGAGTCACAACAGTTAGTTATCTTCACAACTGAACAGGTAACATCATTTAAATTGTTTGGCTTTTTATCTCGGACACGAAAGCTCATAACTTGAGTGAATTTATTTTATGCATTAATTGTATCGTCTCGCAATATTACGCTGTAATGACACTTAATATGAGGGCATGTGtatgcagtgtttcccacagaatttGATTCTATTTGAGGGGGCACTGCACCGCAACCCCCCGGcaagaaaagccaaaggccCCTTAACCTATTCGGGTGGCCCACGCATCCACCCCCCCTCAAATAACAAAAATGCATGCGAGTTCATGGCTATTGTAGACAACGTTCTTGTTGCTCTGTGTTGCGTTGTTAATGAGTGAGACACACCGGAGTTGAGGATCTGTGGGGTTGATTCTCCCAAAAATATCATTTACAATTTAGGCATTTAGCAGATGCCttattccaaagcgacttacaacgaccaattacagggacattctccctggagtaactgagagctaagtgccttactcaagggcacactagtagtGGTGTTCCAGGTGGGATTTGAACTCGCAACCTTCCGatcatcagcccacctcactagaCCACcaacatttataaataaataaattaaaaaaaaaaaaaaaatcattttctTATGAGATCCATTTGTGGTGGACGATATTTAATTGAGGCGGCCCGCCACAAATAAATCAATATATGGGAAACACTGGTATGTGCCTGCATGGTTAATGATGTGGATGTcctgttttttttaatcaatttactaataacttattttatctttttttttttttattttgatatactttattaatccccgtggggaaattgtttctctgcatttgacccatcctagtgttaggagcagtgggcagccattttgaacagcgcagtgtagggaacggtgccttgctcagggacacctcggtagcacttggtcttgccgggacttgaactggtgaccttccaattgccaagccaagtccctatcgacttcgccaccaccgcccccatCTGTACACCTTTTCTCCATGATCATGTTCAAAtcattgttgtttgtatttctaAAAGCCTCTCTGCCTTGCCTCTCAATGTCTTCCCACAGAAAGGAGATAACTTCCTGTACCTGCAGAGATTTAATCCCAACACGCTACAGAAGTACCGGCTGGAGAGAGAGGAGCCTGGACTCTCCCCCCTCAGCTTCTCTGCCTCCTATAAAGACAAACACATCCGCCTGGTATATCTATGTAAGCCTGCGtgttctttggaaatattattagTTTCAGTGTTCAACAGCATAGGTTAATTTCATAGATTTGCCTTGGATTGGAGGTTTACAGTAATGCCGGGAATGTGTTAAAGGGAGAATTCAAAAACCCCACCTGCACAGTTTGTACTGTTTGGCCATGGTTTTCACACTGTTGGTTGCAATGAGGGTGTTGCATACAAGATGGCAGAGAAGAATATGGGAAGATGCGTTCCATTATTGATCTCTCTTTCATAATCATTAATTGTATCTTTTGCGCCTCTTCTTTCCTTCCATCCAGACCCTAACGGTCATGTGTACCAGAGTATAGTCCCTGTGCGGGGCCTTGGGGCTGATGAGGGGGCCCCGGCTCTCCCGCTGCCCCGCAGCCTGCTGCTGGCTCTGCCTGTGGGGgagggtctgctggaggctgcaTCTGCTCAGGTCCTGGATGAAGCCCATGTAGCTGTTGTGGGGCTTCCACACCCCTCTGCCGGAGCTGGTAAAGGTAAGCTGTTAAAATACACTGCCTCAAATGAAGACTGCAAGTGCTGTACTCAGCCTGAGCATCTGGCTGGTTTTAACTCCATTAAATGTACCATTTTAAGCATGACAGATCTTGATTTAATCCATCTCCGATTTACTAAATGTTTTCAGTATGCAGTTCTAGTGAATCAGAACACATAAACGTTTTTTAAGAGGATCAAAATTGGTTATGTTATCTGCCTTTTCTTTGTTCATTAGTGTTTTATTAATTAATTGTATTAACTCTGTGCCAACATCCGATGTACTAACTGCAACAATCCCAGCACTGGTccctttgttgttgttgttgttgttcagctTGAATGTGAAAGAAAGAATCCTAAATTGAAATCACTTGGAATGTTATTGTGATCAAATTTTTACATTTTCGTATTACAAAGATGTATTGATCTATGTACACTTTCATGGCCTTGTTTGCAAAATAAAGTGTGTGGTTCTTTAATGTCTCTCTATAtctgatattttcagacttCCTCTGCATCTGGAATACCAATTTCCAGACGCTGCAGGCAGGAAAAGAGATGAAGGGTAAAATCTATGGACAGGTAGGAATGCTTTAGTGTATTATGCAAAAATGACCCACCAAGTGATAATGTTTCCAATATATGATCCGAGGATGACACAATATGCTGTTAGTGATTTTTAGCCATGCTAACTGCAGGGCTCGAGAGCTCACACGGGACAATCACTAGTGTGGGGCTGAGCTTAGAAGTCTGTGTTTCACCCAAAAAAGcttccattattattattatcattatgaaTGCAGACCAAGGTTCCCTGTCCTTCCAGCTGCTGGTGCTGATGGAGGACTGTATGACTTTGGTAGTGCATTGTGCCTGCTCTCCACTGTGACAGGGCTCTCTGTCCCTCCTCACAACTTTATGGCAGTTCATAATTACGCACAAAAAGATCAGTTGTGATAGTTTGTATCATCACTATTGCAAAATATTAACTTTTTATTCCTCTTTGTCCAATTTCTCTTGGATTTAGTTATGGGGCTATTCGAACAAGTTATTCATTCCACATGGGAAAAGCTTCTCGGTTATTCCATATGAGTGCCCCAAATCTTCCCTGGCCTCTGCCCTGGGAAAACTAAGGCAAACCAAGACTGAAGGTGAGATAAAACAAATGTGTTGTACTGATTGTGAAGTAACCAAAACGTTATACAAATTACTTCAAACAAAAGCATTTGTCTTTAAAAACTGCAATAACATGTATTCTTGTAGTAGCTCATTCTTAATAATGCTGCAGCACTGATTCAGCATTGCAAATTGACTCATtctatttgttttttttcttactGTTACAGAGTCCAAAGCTTCCACTTCTGTACCATCTTGGAATAACATTTTGCATGAAGATAAAGCTAATCCCTCGAAAACAGTGGAGACCAGAAAGACGGTATGTTTGACAAATGTTTTCAATGGGAAAGAGGCTGGACAGCTGTTTCCTGAATTGCTGGTGCATTCACCCCGTGTTTTCCACACTGACAGCTTGATTATTCTCTCTTTCCATACAGAGAACAACCCGTAAGAGCCAGTCAGCACCCAGTTTAACAAATGACCAAATTATGGAGTTCATCAAGGTAGAATTTTGTTTTTTCATGGCTCTCATAATACTGAAACTGCATTAGAAAAAagtgtaatttaaaaaaaataaaaaaaaaataaacattttgtaaTTGTTCTTGCAGACAGCATCAGTGGCAGAGGTCCAGAAGGAGGTGGAGGGGCTCCTCTCGAGGACAGACGTCCAGGACCTGCAGCCCTCCCTAGGGCAGCTCGCAGCAGCCCTCGTGTCCCGGAGCCTGGGTGAGGAAGCCTTCTACACCCCCAGCATCCTGGCTCAGCTCGTGCAGACTCGCTGCCTCTGCCACAGGTCAGTAAAGCATTCCCCTTTGAATCAGTTAATGAAGAATGAACTGGAAGATAAAAACTAGATTAATCCAATCAGTGTTAATTCAGTCTAATGTGAAGACTTACCATCATGACATTCAACAGTATGTGTCCTGACCTTGTGCTCCTGGCCTTGGAGAAGAAGGACTACTTCCTGTGTCAGCTCTGCTTGCAGTTCTTCCCTGACATCCCTGAAGCTGTCACCTGTGCCTGCCTTAAGACCTTTATCAGGTAAAACAGATTGTTTTaactag
Above is a window of Pseudochaenichthys georgianus chromosome 1, fPseGeo1.2, whole genome shotgun sequence DNA encoding:
- the nol11 gene encoding nucleolar protein 11-like, producing the protein MAALYEGYTLCGLTPSQNLSNSGIQGVEPERDSDHVVVTDSRRSVTLFKVSDQKSLSSWTVKQGQTLTCSAVYNSKTKEYVAVADSKVIRIWKEEDIHLDKAFKATVSSDIWRVHSAAELEPVVLFQRGAVRFLDSLLSAPKQPIEDVLAQEEAIRWSTNVLTESQQLVIFTTEQKGDNFLYLQRFNPNTLQKYRLEREEPGLSPLSFSASYKDKHIRLVYLYPNGHVYQSIVPVRGLGADEGAPALPLPRSLLLALPVGEGLLEAASAQVLDEAHVAVVGLPHPSAGAGKDFLCIWNTNFQTLQAGKEMKGKIYGQLWGYSNKLFIPHGKSFSVIPYECPKSSLASALGKLRQTKTEESKASTSVPSWNNILHEDKANPSKTVETRKTRTTRKSQSAPSLTNDQIMEFIKTASVAEVQKEVEGLLSRTDVQDLQPSLGQLAAALVSRSLGEEAFYTPSILAQLVQTRCLCHSMCPDLVLLALEKKDYFLCQLCLQFFPDIPEAVTCACLKTFISMPDSDAEKVNLEPESISLMETLMAGERDPVGLQNGFSPATNDMDQAGGTEAEKKETTTPPEHICPVGLHKGVLLNEVLMTAYSDFFLLPHLKDLSPQHVVLFLRYLQFLYLKYSQDAFPQMHGLRSPTLTQIMDWVCLLLDAHFTVLAMTPEAKGLLHNLHTFVKSQVRLFSELGKIEGSLHELNKMKVNKDIGQYSIEVIELF